One Bacteroidota bacterium genomic window, TACTCGGCCTTGGAGCATTAGTGGGTTTGCCAAGTGTGTTGCGGTTACTTAACAAATCAGATTAAAAAATGAAAATCATTATTGTTGGCGCCACATCAGGTATAGGCAGAAGAATGGCAGAGTTGTATGCAGCAAAAGGATATAAGGTTGGTATCACAGGCAGGCGTAATGAATTGCTAAATGAAATACAACAGCAATTTCCAACATTGATCGAAACTGAGTGCTTTGATGTTAGAGGCAATGAAAACATTTCAAAACTGGAATCGCTGATAAATAAATTGGGTGGGTTGGATATCCTTGTTTATAGTTCAGGCATTGGCGAGCCAAGTAAGGAACTGGACTGGCAACTGGATAAAATGACTGTTAATATAAATGTGAACGGGTTTATAGAGATCTCGAACTGGGCTTTTAATTATTTTGTCAAACAAGGCCATGGCCGTTTGGCCACTCTTTCATCTATTGCATCACATCGCGGCAATAGCTGGGCGCCTGCTTATAGTGCTTCAAAGGCTTTTCAAAGCAACTACTTTGAAGGGCTGGCAATCAAGGCTTTTCGCATGAAAAAAGATATCGGAATTACGAGAATAGAGCCCGGTTTTGTAAATACAAAAATGGCAAAGGGCAATAAAGTATTCTGGAGTGTTCCGCTT contains:
- a CDS encoding SDR family NAD(P)-dependent oxidoreductase, giving the protein MKIIIVGATSGIGRRMAELYAAKGYKVGITGRRNELLNEIQQQFPTLIETECFDVRGNENISKLESLINKLGGLDILVYSSGIGEPSKELDWQLDKMTVNINVNGFIEISNWAFNYFVKQGHGRLATLSSIASHRGNSWAPAYSASKAFQSNYFEGLAIKAFRMKKDIGITRIEPGFVNTKMAKGNKVFWSVPLEKASLQILDAIEKKKRRVYISKRWWLIGKLMKLLPFWLYKRFG